Proteins from a genomic interval of Quercus robur chromosome 9, dhQueRobu3.1, whole genome shotgun sequence:
- the LOC126701204 gene encoding uncharacterized protein LOC126701204, whose product MGLPKDSELRELLTKRPPEDMRQLMRHIEEYKRLEDDRLQNKEAQIEGLNVAFKEPVHKILDRIKNESFFRWPNKMGGDLSRRNQNLYCTYHRDKGHTTKQCWVLENHLGQLVKAGYLKEFVVDSGNRDAGQGAQQKGNPFPPPLGVIEVIHAAPRNAATIKRVLIVACAEGQSPEKRMKVGQLVISFYEEDLEETIQSHDDALVVTARISGFLVKRVVID is encoded by the exons ATGGGGCTTCCCAAAGATTCCGAACTACGGGAGTTGCTGACGAAAAGACCtcccgaggatatgaggcaacttatGAGGCATATTGAGGAGTATAAGCGTCTCGAAGATGATCGACTACAGAATAAGG AAGCGCAAATTGAAGGATTGAATGTGGCGTTCAAAGAACCGGTGCACAAGATTCTAGATCGGATTAAGAACGAGTCGTTCTTCaggtggccgaacaagatggggggCGATCTATCTCGGAGGAATCAAAACTTATACTGCACATACCACCGAGATAAAGGGCACACCACCAAGCAATGTTGGGTATTAGAAAATCATCTGGGACAACTAGTAAAGGCAGGGTATTTGAAAGAGTTCGTAGTGGATTCCGGAAACCGAGATGCCGGCCAGGGTGCTCAGCAGAAAGGGAATCCCTTCCCGCCACCGTTGGGAGTGATCGAGGTCATCCACGCTGCCCCGAGGAATGCGGCCACAATTAAGAGAGTACTAATAGTGGCCTGCGCGGAAGGACAATCACCCGAGAAAAGGATGAAAGTTGGTCAGCTGGTAATCTCTTTTTACGAGGAAGATCTAGAGGAGACGATCCAATCTCATGATGATGCGTTGGTAGTAACAGCACGGATAAGCGGCTTCTTGGTGAAAAGAGTGGTGATAGACTAG